From Desmodus rotundus isolate HL8 chromosome 12, HLdesRot8A.1, whole genome shotgun sequence, one genomic window encodes:
- the RNF225 gene encoding RING finger protein 225 isoform X3 yields the protein MPCPGLPWLRHPRAAQASGPSSPGSLSTPRSPGQGEEEEEDEEDGDCTPGSGPILPPASPVECLICVSPFDSVFKLPKRLDCGHIFCLECLARLSLATAGGGDAVACPMCRAPTRLAQRGGLPALPTQSSLLPREACVPPARQGSVRFDRRRGLLYMRPPPAPGSRKTRPARPQPPPPLRLGRPLSRRLTLDSPTWAFNAAVALAVLVAAGLVVSGVYIFFLIPHATSSGPARPQLVALAPAPGFSWFPARPTPGTPWTPGPTDHDLDAILPGAAEDALQPQGSPGDTEEFPPGGCKEA from the exons ATGCCCTGCCCTGGGCTTCCTTGGCTCCGCCACCCGAGGGCCGCTCAGGCCTCGGGCCCGAGCTCCCCCGGCTCGCTGTCTACACCCCGGTCCCCAGgccagggggaggaagaggaggaggacgaggaggatgGGGACTGCACCCCGGGCTCGGGCCCCATTCTGCCCCCCGCGTCCCCCGTGGAATGCCTCATCTGCGTGTCGCCCTTCGACAGCGTATTCAAGCTGCCCAAGCGCCTGGACTGCGGTCACATCTTCTGCCTGGAGTGCCTGGCTCGCCTGTCGCTGGCCACGGCAGGCGGCGGCGACGCCGTGGCCTGTCCGATGTGCCGCGCGCCCACACGACTAGCCCAGCGTGGGGGGCTGCCCGCTCTGCCCACACAGTCCAGCCTGCTGCCCCGCGAGGCGTGCGTCCCGCCTGCGCGCCAAGGCTCCGTGCGCTTCGACCGGCGCCGTGGGCTGCTCTACATGCGCCCGCCTCCTGCGCCTGGGTCGCGCAAGACACGCCCCGCGCGCCCGCAGCCTCCGCCTCCGCTGCGCCTGGGCCGCCCACTGTCACGCCGCCTGACGCTGGACAGCCCCACCTGGGCCTTTAACGCAGCCGTGGCGCTGGCGGTGCTGGTGGCCGCCGGCCTGGTCGTCTCCGGCGTCTATATCTTCTTCCTCATCCCGCACGCCACCTCTTCCGGTCCGGCGCGACCCCAGCTCGTGGCGCTCGCCCCGGCACCCGGCTTCTCCTGGTTCCCGGCGCGGCCCACACCTGGGACGCCCTGGACCCCAGGCCCCACGGACCATGACCTGGACGCCATCCTGCCAGGGGCTGCGGAGGATGCGCTGCAGCCCCAAGGGAGCCCCGGGGACACAGAGGAG TTTCCTCCAGGGGGCTGCAAAGAAGCATGA
- the RNF225 gene encoding RING finger protein 225 isoform X1: MPCPGLPWLRHPRAAQASGPSSPGSLSTPRSPGQGEEEEEDEEDGDCTPGSGPILPPASPVECLICVSPFDSVFKLPKRLDCGHIFCLECLARLSLATAGGGDAVACPMCRAPTRLAQRGGLPALPTQSSLLPREACVPPARQGSVRFDRRRGLLYMRPPPAPGSRKTRPARPQPPPPLRLGRPLSRRLTLDSPTWAFNAAVALAVLVAAGLVVSGVYIFFLIPHATSSGPARPQLVALAPAPGFSWFPARPTPGTPWTPGPTDHDLDAILPGAAEDALQPQGSPGDTEEVEGMLDRTLDREWEAEDGAVWASGARGRRRVWGAQ, encoded by the coding sequence ATGCCCTGCCCTGGGCTTCCTTGGCTCCGCCACCCGAGGGCCGCTCAGGCCTCGGGCCCGAGCTCCCCCGGCTCGCTGTCTACACCCCGGTCCCCAGgccagggggaggaagaggaggaggacgaggaggatgGGGACTGCACCCCGGGCTCGGGCCCCATTCTGCCCCCCGCGTCCCCCGTGGAATGCCTCATCTGCGTGTCGCCCTTCGACAGCGTATTCAAGCTGCCCAAGCGCCTGGACTGCGGTCACATCTTCTGCCTGGAGTGCCTGGCTCGCCTGTCGCTGGCCACGGCAGGCGGCGGCGACGCCGTGGCCTGTCCGATGTGCCGCGCGCCCACACGACTAGCCCAGCGTGGGGGGCTGCCCGCTCTGCCCACACAGTCCAGCCTGCTGCCCCGCGAGGCGTGCGTCCCGCCTGCGCGCCAAGGCTCCGTGCGCTTCGACCGGCGCCGTGGGCTGCTCTACATGCGCCCGCCTCCTGCGCCTGGGTCGCGCAAGACACGCCCCGCGCGCCCGCAGCCTCCGCCTCCGCTGCGCCTGGGCCGCCCACTGTCACGCCGCCTGACGCTGGACAGCCCCACCTGGGCCTTTAACGCAGCCGTGGCGCTGGCGGTGCTGGTGGCCGCCGGCCTGGTCGTCTCCGGCGTCTATATCTTCTTCCTCATCCCGCACGCCACCTCTTCCGGTCCGGCGCGACCCCAGCTCGTGGCGCTCGCCCCGGCACCCGGCTTCTCCTGGTTCCCGGCGCGGCCCACACCTGGGACGCCCTGGACCCCAGGCCCCACGGACCATGACCTGGACGCCATCCTGCCAGGGGCTGCGGAGGATGCGCTGCAGCCCCAAGGGAGCCCCGGGGACACAGAGGAGGTAGAGGGGATGCTGGACAGGACCTTGGACCGTGAGTGGGAGGCAGAGGATGGCGCTGTCTGGGCCAGTGGGGCACGGGGCaggaggagggtatggggggcACAGTAA
- the RNF225 gene encoding RING finger protein 225 isoform X2: MPCPGLPWLRHPRAAQASGPSSPGSLSTPRSPGQGEEEEEDEEDGDCTPGSGPILPPASPVECLICVSPFDSVFKLPKRLDCGHIFCLECLARLSLATAGGGDAVACPMCRAPTRLAQRGGLPALPTQSSLLPREACVPPARQGSVRFDRRRGLLYMRPPPAPGSRKTRPARPQPPPPLRLGRPLSRRLTLDSPTWAFNAAVALAVLVAAGLVVSGVYIFFLIPHATSSGPARPQLVALAPAPGFSWFPARPTPGTPWTPGPTDHDLDAILPGAAEDALQPQGSPGDTEEVEGMLDRTLDLSSRGLQRSMISPPSAGSLKPQSLL; the protein is encoded by the exons ATGCCCTGCCCTGGGCTTCCTTGGCTCCGCCACCCGAGGGCCGCTCAGGCCTCGGGCCCGAGCTCCCCCGGCTCGCTGTCTACACCCCGGTCCCCAGgccagggggaggaagaggaggaggacgaggaggatgGGGACTGCACCCCGGGCTCGGGCCCCATTCTGCCCCCCGCGTCCCCCGTGGAATGCCTCATCTGCGTGTCGCCCTTCGACAGCGTATTCAAGCTGCCCAAGCGCCTGGACTGCGGTCACATCTTCTGCCTGGAGTGCCTGGCTCGCCTGTCGCTGGCCACGGCAGGCGGCGGCGACGCCGTGGCCTGTCCGATGTGCCGCGCGCCCACACGACTAGCCCAGCGTGGGGGGCTGCCCGCTCTGCCCACACAGTCCAGCCTGCTGCCCCGCGAGGCGTGCGTCCCGCCTGCGCGCCAAGGCTCCGTGCGCTTCGACCGGCGCCGTGGGCTGCTCTACATGCGCCCGCCTCCTGCGCCTGGGTCGCGCAAGACACGCCCCGCGCGCCCGCAGCCTCCGCCTCCGCTGCGCCTGGGCCGCCCACTGTCACGCCGCCTGACGCTGGACAGCCCCACCTGGGCCTTTAACGCAGCCGTGGCGCTGGCGGTGCTGGTGGCCGCCGGCCTGGTCGTCTCCGGCGTCTATATCTTCTTCCTCATCCCGCACGCCACCTCTTCCGGTCCGGCGCGACCCCAGCTCGTGGCGCTCGCCCCGGCACCCGGCTTCTCCTGGTTCCCGGCGCGGCCCACACCTGGGACGCCCTGGACCCCAGGCCCCACGGACCATGACCTGGACGCCATCCTGCCAGGGGCTGCGGAGGATGCGCTGCAGCCCCAAGGGAGCCCCGGGGACACAGAGGAGGTAGAGGGGATGCTGGACAGGACCTTGGACC TTTCCTCCAGGGGGCTGCAAAGAAGCATGATTTCTCCACCCTCAGCTGGGAGCCTGAAGCCTCAGTCTCTCCTGTAA
- the ZNF584 gene encoding zinc finger protein 584 isoform X2 codes for MAKETLGVTFEDVAVYFSREEWSLLKSTQRSLYRDVMLENFALIVSLGFVPSRSHVVAQLEGEEEPQMTNTVDMTLVSRAEARRGPGLGCPCRLDDGEAPPQQERSCRVHLSEKHLLGRETVKDVPATLGHLHLQATHSEGGLCRSPGHREPFLPGPNRKQQQQGDHTTQKSFKCSGCGKAFPKAFTLLDHLVTHCEERPFRWPKSGNAPKENSTLHHRKIHTGESSNVCNECGKAFSYPSKLRKHQKVHTGIKPFKCGECGKTFNRKDALVLHQRIHTGERPYACNECGKAFSVLSTLIRHRKVHIGGRPYECRECGKFFKYNQSFILHQRVHTGEKPYECKQCGKAYVTRSGLYQHWKVHTGERPYECGLCRKTFTTRSYRNRHQQFHTEQRSYKCTECGKAFKHSSTLLQHKKVHTGERPLGDRMREGLSP; via the exons ATGGCCAAAGAGACGCTG GGGGTGACCTTTGAGGACGTGGCCGTGTACTTCTCCCGGGAGGAGTGGAGTCTCCTTAAATCCACCCAGAGGAGCCTGTACCgtgatgtgatgctggagaactttgCTCTCATTGTCTCTCTGG GATTTGTACCTTCAAGATCCCATGTGGTAGCCCAGCTGGAGGGTGAAGAAGAGCCCCAGATGACCAACACGGTGGACATGACTCTGGTTAGCAGAGCAGAAGCCAGGAGGGGTCCTGGTCTTG GTTGCCCCTGTAGACTGGATGATGGGGAGGCCCCTCCTCAACAGGAGAGGAGCTGCAGAGTCCACCTGTCAGAGAAGCACCTTCTGGGCAGGGAGACTGTAAAAGACGTCCCTGCCACCTTAGGCCACCTCCATCTCCAGGCCACCCACAGTGAGGGAGGGCTGTGCAGGAGCCCGGGGCACAGGGAGCCCTTCTTGCCCGGCCCCAATcgcaagcagcagcagcagggagacCACACCACACAGAAGTCCTTCAAGTGCAGCGGCTGTGGGAAAGCCTTCCCGAAGGCCTTCACGCTCCTTGACCATCTGGTAACTCATTGTGAAGAGAGACCCTTTAGGTGGCCAAAAAGTGGAAATGCCCCCAAGGAGAACTCAACCCTTCATCACCGAAAAATCCACACTGGAGAATCATCCAATGTGTGTAATGAGTGTGGAAAGGCCTTCAGTTACCCATCTAAACTGAGGAAGCACCAGAAAGTTCACACAGGCATAAAACCTTTCAAGTGTGGTGAGTGCGGAAAAACTTTCAACCGCAAAGATGCCCTTGTTCTGcaccagagaattcacactggagaaaggccctATGCCTGCAACgaatgtggcaaagcctttagCGTCTTGTCCACCCTCATTCGGCACCGGAAAGTTCACATTGGAGGCAGGCCGTATGAATGCCGGGAATGTGGGAAGTTCTTTAAATACAACCAGAGCTTCATTCTccaccagagagttcacactggagaaaagccttatgagTGCAAGCAGTGTGGGAAGGCGTATGTGACCCGCTCAGGCCTGTACCAGCACTGGAAGGTCCACACTGGAGAACGGCCCTACGAGTGTGGCCTGTGCAGGAAGACTTTCACCACCAGGTCCTACCGCAACCGGCACCAGCAGTTCCACACAGAGCAGAGGTCCTACAAGTGTACGGAGTGCGGGAAAGCCTTCAAACACAGTTCTACCCTCCTTCAGCACAAGAAAGTCCACACGGGAGAAAGGCCATTGGGGGACAGGATGCGGGAAGGCCTTTCACCATAG
- the ZNF584 gene encoding zinc finger protein 584 isoform X1 — protein MAKETLAQLNPSWQGVTFEDVAVYFSREEWSLLKSTQRSLYRDVMLENFALIVSLGFVPSRSHVVAQLEGEEEPQMTNTVDMTLVSRAEARRGPGLGCPCRLDDGEAPPQQERSCRVHLSEKHLLGRETVKDVPATLGHLHLQATHSEGGLCRSPGHREPFLPGPNRKQQQQGDHTTQKSFKCSGCGKAFPKAFTLLDHLVTHCEERPFRWPKSGNAPKENSTLHHRKIHTGESSNVCNECGKAFSYPSKLRKHQKVHTGIKPFKCGECGKTFNRKDALVLHQRIHTGERPYACNECGKAFSVLSTLIRHRKVHIGGRPYECRECGKFFKYNQSFILHQRVHTGEKPYECKQCGKAYVTRSGLYQHWKVHTGERPYECGLCRKTFTTRSYRNRHQQFHTEQRSYKCTECGKAFKHSSTLLQHKKVHTGERPLGDRMREGLSP, from the exons ATGGCCAAAGAGACGCTG GCTCAGTTGAATCCATCATGGCAGGGGGTGACCTTTGAGGACGTGGCCGTGTACTTCTCCCGGGAGGAGTGGAGTCTCCTTAAATCCACCCAGAGGAGCCTGTACCgtgatgtgatgctggagaactttgCTCTCATTGTCTCTCTGG GATTTGTACCTTCAAGATCCCATGTGGTAGCCCAGCTGGAGGGTGAAGAAGAGCCCCAGATGACCAACACGGTGGACATGACTCTGGTTAGCAGAGCAGAAGCCAGGAGGGGTCCTGGTCTTG GTTGCCCCTGTAGACTGGATGATGGGGAGGCCCCTCCTCAACAGGAGAGGAGCTGCAGAGTCCACCTGTCAGAGAAGCACCTTCTGGGCAGGGAGACTGTAAAAGACGTCCCTGCCACCTTAGGCCACCTCCATCTCCAGGCCACCCACAGTGAGGGAGGGCTGTGCAGGAGCCCGGGGCACAGGGAGCCCTTCTTGCCCGGCCCCAATcgcaagcagcagcagcagggagacCACACCACACAGAAGTCCTTCAAGTGCAGCGGCTGTGGGAAAGCCTTCCCGAAGGCCTTCACGCTCCTTGACCATCTGGTAACTCATTGTGAAGAGAGACCCTTTAGGTGGCCAAAAAGTGGAAATGCCCCCAAGGAGAACTCAACCCTTCATCACCGAAAAATCCACACTGGAGAATCATCCAATGTGTGTAATGAGTGTGGAAAGGCCTTCAGTTACCCATCTAAACTGAGGAAGCACCAGAAAGTTCACACAGGCATAAAACCTTTCAAGTGTGGTGAGTGCGGAAAAACTTTCAACCGCAAAGATGCCCTTGTTCTGcaccagagaattcacactggagaaaggccctATGCCTGCAACgaatgtggcaaagcctttagCGTCTTGTCCACCCTCATTCGGCACCGGAAAGTTCACATTGGAGGCAGGCCGTATGAATGCCGGGAATGTGGGAAGTTCTTTAAATACAACCAGAGCTTCATTCTccaccagagagttcacactggagaaaagccttatgagTGCAAGCAGTGTGGGAAGGCGTATGTGACCCGCTCAGGCCTGTACCAGCACTGGAAGGTCCACACTGGAGAACGGCCCTACGAGTGTGGCCTGTGCAGGAAGACTTTCACCACCAGGTCCTACCGCAACCGGCACCAGCAGTTCCACACAGAGCAGAGGTCCTACAAGTGTACGGAGTGCGGGAAAGCCTTCAAACACAGTTCTACCCTCCTTCAGCACAAGAAAGTCCACACGGGAGAAAGGCCATTGGGGGACAGGATGCGGGAAGGCCTTTCACCATAG